A section of the Streptococcus oriscaviae genome encodes:
- a CDS encoding helix-turn-helix domain-containing protein yields the protein MKHDQLQEYISLRIRECRKEKKLSQEKLSEMAGLGIKAIQNIETQKYDFKIQTLEKVIGALDISVEDFFDFQFSENAVSLETLSKNISSLSNEKQQKLISSFNEITKNMN from the coding sequence ATGAAACACGACCAATTACAAGAATATATTTCACTTAGAATAAGGGAATGTAGAAAAGAAAAAAAGCTTAGTCAAGAAAAATTATCGGAGATGGCTGGGTTAGGTATTAAAGCAATACAAAATATTGAGACTCAAAAATATGATTTTAAAATTCAAACTCTAGAGAAAGTTATTGGAGCATTAGATATCTCAGTAGAAGACTTCTTTGATTTTCAATTTTCAGAGAATGCTGTATCCTTAGAGACTTTGAGCAAAAATATTTCAAGTTTATCAAATGAGAAGCAACAAAAGTTAATTTCTTCGTTTAATGAGATTACTAAAAATATGAACTAA
- a CDS encoding serine/threonine-protein kinase, giving the protein MENLRLNNDDFFRLVLDKLFLTYPDLEINPNPIGHGGMKTVYQAFDKSLKKNLVIKIIKFTSDDGEKRTKREIDILKLLSSRYFPVILDTQIVKIGQQEIFIILESFVTGKTLREFNKSGLAFEEAVIIGKELLEALALVHQKKLVHRDVKPENIMITENGELVLLDFGIARDLTDDSITSDLAIFGPMTIGYAAPEQVANKKKLISERTDLFSWAVVLYELLTGTNPIVQGEISKERILQKTLKLSPDSVDFNNIPEELKYVIKKNLSPVVHKRSSSALEILDFLKRKGY; this is encoded by the coding sequence ATGGAAAATTTAAGATTGAATAACGATGATTTTTTTAGACTTGTATTAGATAAATTGTTTCTTACATATCCGGATTTAGAGATAAATCCTAACCCTATTGGTCACGGTGGTATGAAAACAGTTTATCAAGCTTTCGATAAGAGTTTAAAGAAGAATTTAGTTATTAAAATAATTAAGTTTACGAGCGATGATGGCGAGAAGAGAACAAAAAGAGAGATTGATATTTTAAAATTATTATCATCAAGATATTTTCCAGTAATTTTGGATACTCAGATAGTAAAGATTGGACAGCAAGAAATCTTTATAATTCTTGAAAGTTTTGTCACTGGAAAAACTTTGAGAGAGTTTAATAAAAGCGGCCTAGCATTTGAAGAAGCTGTTATAATTGGGAAGGAATTACTAGAAGCATTGGCTTTAGTTCACCAAAAAAAATTAGTTCATAGAGATGTGAAGCCCGAAAATATAATGATTACAGAAAATGGAGAGTTAGTGTTGTTAGACTTTGGAATCGCAAGAGATTTAACAGATGATTCAATAACTTCTGACTTAGCCATTTTTGGGCCGATGACAATTGGTTATGCAGCCCCAGAGCAAGTTGCAAATAAAAAAAAGTTGATTTCGGAGAGAACAGATTTATTTTCATGGGCTGTTGTATTATATGAACTATTAACAGGAACAAATCCTATAGTACAAGGAGAAATCTCAAAGGAGAGAATTTTACAAAAAACATTAAAACTTTCTCCGGATTCGGTTGACTTTAATAATATTCCAGAAGAATTAAAATATGTTATAAAAAAGAATTTATCTCCGGTAGTACATAAACGTTCTAGTTCGGCACTTGAAATATTAGATTTTTTAAAAAGGAAAGGTTACTAG